One genomic region from Paramicrobacterium agarici encodes:
- a CDS encoding HipA N-terminal domain-containing protein yields MVTDRNLDVYLGGQFSGVLAQSPAGNVTFDYDEEYRVSESATPLSLAMPLVTPTHRKRAVLPWLQGLLPDNRYCCSDGGRCAGGAEEASARAELDHSATVFLRANVSR; encoded by the coding sequence ATGGTGACCGACCGGAACCTCGATGTATATCTTGGCGGTCAGTTCAGCGGGGTACTTGCTCAGTCACCCGCGGGAAACGTCACGTTCGACTATGACGAAGAGTACCGCGTCTCTGAGAGTGCGACACCGCTGTCGCTTGCAATGCCATTGGTGACGCCAACCCATCGGAAACGTGCTGTACTCCCCTGGCTCCAAGGACTGCTTCCTGACAATCGGTACTGCTGCTCAGATGGCGGACGGTGTGCTGGTGGGGCTGAAGAAGCTTCCGCTCGTGCTGAACTAGATCATTCCGCCACGGTATTCCTTCGAGCCAACGTTTCGAGGTGA
- a CDS encoding PfkB family carbohydrate kinase encodes MAFDIDLTVVGSINADISAVTERLPGPGETVGGGRLTREAGGKGANQAAAAARLGARTRMVGAVGSDADGAAMRRALESAGVDLTHVATVDTETGTALIVVDAAGENQIAVCEGANAHVSIEGVEVGEHDTVLAQLEISLDTVTELARRCRGYFALNAAPAMPLPAELIDRADLIIVNETEYELIPELADASLVAVTYGAQGSAILEHGTQVAFADAVKTTPVNTVGAGDAFCAALTIALRAGLPYEAALRTANAVGAAAVVDPASQPALQRLEQYAPSA; translated from the coding sequence ATGGCATTTGACATCGATCTCACCGTCGTCGGCAGCATCAACGCCGACATTTCCGCGGTCACCGAACGACTGCCCGGCCCGGGCGAAACCGTCGGCGGCGGCCGCCTCACGCGCGAGGCCGGCGGCAAGGGCGCCAACCAGGCGGCGGCGGCAGCCCGGCTCGGGGCACGCACGCGCATGGTGGGAGCAGTGGGGTCGGATGCTGACGGAGCAGCAATGCGGCGGGCACTTGAGTCAGCGGGCGTCGACCTCACGCACGTGGCGACAGTCGACACCGAGACCGGTACCGCGCTGATCGTCGTGGATGCTGCCGGAGAGAACCAGATCGCGGTGTGCGAGGGCGCCAATGCGCACGTGAGCATTGAGGGCGTGGAGGTCGGCGAGCATGACACGGTGCTCGCGCAGCTGGAGATCTCGCTCGACACCGTCACCGAGCTCGCGCGGCGATGCCGCGGCTATTTCGCGCTCAATGCCGCTCCGGCGATGCCGCTGCCTGCGGAGCTCATCGACCGCGCCGACCTGATCATCGTGAACGAGACCGAGTACGAGCTCATCCCCGAGCTCGCTGACGCCTCACTCGTCGCCGTGACCTACGGTGCGCAGGGTTCGGCGATTCTCGAGCATGGCACGCAGGTGGCCTTCGCGGATGCTGTCAAGACGACGCCCGTGAACACGGTCGGCGCCGGCGACGCGTTCTGCGCAGCACTCACGATCGCCCTTCGCGCGGGCCTTCCCTATGAGGCTGCGCTGCGCACCGCCAACGCGGTCGGTGCTGCAGCGGTCGTCGATCCGGCCTCGCAGCCGGCGCTGCAACGCCTGGAGCAGTACGCACCTAGCGCATAG
- a CDS encoding GlxA family transcriptional regulator, protein MRIGLIAIDGCFGSAIASIIDIVRVADGARGDVDPRIDPIELAILGPKRRVTTTASMTLSVDHPLSESGEFDVVVVPALGTLTAAATNDALQSRDARSVIASLGRLDEATTRIAAACTGVFAVAETGRMHHRRATTSWFLGPEFLKRYPTVALDLDTMVVADGNLVTAGAAFAHIDLALSLVRSISPDLAQHVAKLLIIDERPSQAAFVAYEHLRHEDPIVVEFERFVRARLDEPFNVAFVAQSLGTSRRTLERRVRAALNLTPLGFVQRLRIERARHLSATTDLTSAEIALRVGYANAETLRSLLRRERRRS, encoded by the coding sequence ATGCGTATCGGACTGATCGCGATCGACGGCTGCTTCGGTTCGGCTATCGCGTCGATCATCGACATCGTGCGGGTGGCCGACGGGGCCCGCGGCGATGTCGACCCGCGGATCGACCCGATCGAACTCGCCATCCTCGGACCGAAACGGCGAGTGACCACGACGGCATCGATGACCCTGTCGGTGGACCACCCGCTGTCGGAGTCCGGAGAGTTCGACGTGGTCGTCGTCCCTGCGCTTGGAACCCTTACGGCCGCCGCTACCAACGACGCCCTCCAGAGCCGAGATGCTCGTTCGGTCATCGCCTCGCTCGGGCGCCTCGACGAGGCGACCACCCGGATCGCCGCGGCGTGCACCGGCGTGTTCGCTGTCGCCGAGACCGGACGGATGCATCATCGACGGGCGACGACCAGCTGGTTCCTGGGGCCGGAGTTCCTGAAGCGCTATCCGACCGTCGCCCTCGATCTCGACACCATGGTCGTGGCCGACGGGAACCTCGTCACCGCCGGCGCCGCGTTCGCCCACATCGACCTCGCGCTCTCACTCGTGCGATCGATCAGCCCAGACCTGGCCCAACATGTCGCCAAGCTCCTCATCATCGACGAGCGCCCGTCGCAGGCGGCCTTCGTCGCCTACGAACATCTCCGGCACGAGGACCCGATCGTCGTCGAGTTCGAACGCTTCGTGCGCGCCCGCCTGGACGAACCGTTCAACGTCGCCTTCGTCGCGCAGTCGCTCGGCACCAGCCGGCGCACCCTCGAACGACGAGTCCGTGCGGCGCTCAACCTCACTCCGCTCGGCTTCGTCCAACGGCTTCGCATCGAACGAGCTCGGCACCTCTCAGCAACCACGGACCTCACCTCCGCCGAGATCGCGCTACGGGTCGGCTACGCGAACGCCGAGACTCTGCGCTCCCTCCTGCGCAGGGAGCGACGCCGTTCCTGA
- a CDS encoding helix-turn-helix domain-containing protein, whose translation MFTMREASSIVRELRERRGWSQSELASEARVSRSFIADVEAGKPTVEAAKLFDALQALGFEVALRSLDDGQVRW comes from the coding sequence ATGTTTACGATGCGAGAGGCGTCCTCGATCGTGCGTGAGCTTCGAGAGCGACGCGGGTGGTCGCAAAGCGAACTCGCGAGTGAAGCTCGTGTCTCGAGGTCGTTCATCGCGGATGTCGAGGCGGGGAAACCCACGGTGGAGGCCGCGAAGCTCTTCGACGCTCTCCAAGCTCTGGGGTTCGAAGTGGCGCTGCGCTCGCTCGATGACGGGCAGGTGCGATGGTGA
- a CDS encoding GntR family transcriptional regulator, translating into MTQMDEFLAEPLTTTVGQPLRVAAYTRITQGIRDGVFPLGSALPRETELGTSLGVSRTVIREALMLLEEDGLITTRRGVGRFVTASTPKVGLEDLRPFEVALANAEHPVAVTPVTFVMQPNTEFVSSNLNLDPEANTWFRESVLSRAGEPIAIVQEHLPAGRYLSDISPAIAASFQQAAEQNATLYAGLLDACGPIFSASSCQITPSVVGASRGRQLGLAASDPVIILTQVIEHNTTPVYLAKCIVSSRVGHLTVIQTPSN; encoded by the coding sequence ATGACCCAGATGGACGAGTTCCTCGCGGAACCGCTCACGACAACGGTCGGACAACCGCTGCGCGTCGCCGCCTACACGCGCATCACGCAGGGCATTCGCGACGGCGTCTTTCCCCTCGGCTCCGCACTCCCCCGTGAAACAGAACTCGGCACCTCGCTCGGAGTGAGCCGCACCGTGATTCGCGAAGCCCTCATGCTGCTCGAAGAAGACGGCCTCATCACCACGCGGCGCGGAGTCGGGCGGTTTGTCACAGCATCCACCCCTAAGGTCGGACTCGAAGATCTGCGACCGTTCGAGGTCGCGCTCGCGAACGCCGAACACCCCGTCGCCGTGACACCGGTCACCTTCGTGATGCAGCCGAACACCGAGTTCGTGTCGAGCAACCTCAATCTTGATCCCGAGGCGAACACCTGGTTTCGCGAGAGCGTGCTGTCGCGCGCGGGCGAGCCGATCGCCATCGTGCAGGAGCACCTTCCGGCCGGTCGCTACCTCAGCGATATCAGCCCCGCGATCGCCGCGTCGTTTCAGCAGGCGGCTGAGCAGAACGCGACACTGTACGCGGGGCTCCTCGACGCCTGCGGCCCGATCTTCTCGGCAAGCTCATGCCAGATCACGCCGAGCGTTGTCGGCGCTTCGCGAGGCAGACAGCTTGGCCTGGCAGCATCCGATCCCGTCATCATCCTGACCCAGGTGATCGAGCACAACACGACGCCCGTCTACCTGGCCAAGTGCATCGTCTCGTCGCGCGTCGGCCACCTGACCGTGATCCAGACCCCGTCAAACTGA
- a CDS encoding class I SAM-dependent methyltransferase: MSNDAHQVSRRAAAYDPIAQAYATENATSLLNEYYNRPAIRQLLGDVAGKRILDAGCGSGPTLVDLVEGGATAVDIDGSRALLDIARDRVGHDTELRVTDLAEPLPFEDATFDGLDCSLALHYLEDWQLPLTEMRRVLKPGGRAIISVEHPFAIWFAAEHEGKETNYFETRERRETDMAGHAADITFWDRSLSTMLQSFLNAGFHIIHVDEPGPAPEAQQQFPDFFQNEESPDRDDPRFLAFLFVVLQA; this comes from the coding sequence ATGAGCAACGATGCGCATCAAGTGTCTCGTCGGGCTGCGGCGTACGACCCCATCGCCCAGGCGTACGCGACAGAGAACGCCACAAGCCTCTTGAACGAGTACTACAACAGACCGGCAATTCGCCAGCTGCTCGGAGACGTGGCAGGCAAGCGCATACTGGATGCCGGCTGCGGTTCGGGCCCGACCCTTGTCGACCTTGTCGAAGGCGGAGCCACCGCGGTGGACATTGATGGCAGTCGGGCTCTCCTGGATATCGCTCGAGATCGTGTCGGGCACGACACAGAACTTCGTGTTACCGATCTAGCCGAACCGCTTCCGTTCGAGGATGCGACCTTTGACGGCCTTGACTGCTCGCTCGCGCTCCACTACCTCGAGGACTGGCAGCTTCCCTTGACCGAGATGAGAAGAGTGCTCAAGCCTGGCGGTCGTGCGATTATCTCCGTCGAGCATCCGTTCGCCATTTGGTTTGCCGCCGAGCACGAGGGAAAGGAAACCAACTACTTCGAAACGCGAGAGCGTCGAGAGACCGACATGGCCGGACACGCGGCGGACATCACGTTCTGGGATCGGTCGCTCTCCACGATGCTCCAGTCATTCCTCAATGCCGGATTCCACATCATCCACGTCGACGAGCCTGGGCCAGCGCCCGAAGCTCAGCAGCAGTTTCCCGACTTCTTTCAGAATGAGGAATCTCCCGATCGGGACGACCCGCGGTTTCTGGCTTTTCTGTTCGTCGTTCTGCAAGCGTAG
- a CDS encoding putative quinol monooxygenase: MSTPASLPYAFVAKIVAADGQHDALADLLAGAVALANEEVGTIVWFAVRTHADTFWIFDAFPDEAARDAHANGAIIAALMANQHLLGAAPEILAADVLASKLP; encoded by the coding sequence ATGTCCACACCCGCATCACTTCCGTATGCCTTCGTCGCCAAGATCGTCGCGGCCGATGGACAGCACGACGCGCTCGCCGATCTGCTCGCCGGCGCTGTCGCACTCGCCAACGAAGAAGTAGGAACGATTGTCTGGTTCGCGGTCAGGACCCACGCCGACACCTTCTGGATCTTCGATGCATTCCCCGACGAGGCCGCTCGCGACGCCCACGCCAACGGCGCCATCATCGCAGCCCTGATGGCCAACCAGCACCTCCTCGGCGCAGCACCCGAGATCCTGGCGGCCGACGTCCTCGCGTCCAAACTCCCGTAG
- a CDS encoding MarR family winged helix-turn-helix transcriptional regulator: MKDGERDVVWVELQKAAAMLDNELSARLDERVGMSSTEFQLLWYLANAVDRSLTMSEAAARLSMSPSGMTRLADRLVRRGWVERMTDAANRRFAIITLTAEGVTAARDGYRVARTARKQLFDARLTEDETRALGGIVGKLLGRIDLTDVTP, from the coding sequence GTGAAAGATGGCGAACGCGACGTGGTGTGGGTTGAGCTGCAGAAAGCTGCGGCGATGCTCGACAATGAGTTGAGCGCCCGGCTCGACGAGCGCGTCGGCATGTCGTCGACGGAGTTCCAGCTTCTCTGGTACCTGGCGAATGCGGTCGACCGTAGCCTCACGATGTCCGAAGCGGCGGCGCGGCTCTCCATGAGCCCGAGCGGAATGACGCGACTCGCTGACCGACTCGTGCGTCGCGGTTGGGTCGAAAGAATGACGGATGCTGCGAATCGACGATTCGCAATCATCACACTCACGGCAGAGGGCGTGACGGCGGCGCGCGACGGCTACCGTGTCGCCCGAACGGCGCGGAAGCAGCTCTTCGATGCGCGGCTGACCGAAGATGAGACGCGCGCGCTGGGCGGGATTGTCGGGAAGCTGCTCGGCCGCATCGACCTCACCGACGTCACGCCCTGA